The following coding sequences are from one Treponema parvum window:
- a CDS encoding SMP-30/gluconolactonase/LRE family protein yields MVKKYNKIFPQCELGENSRWNEFDQMFYYTDIVNGAVYRTDLKSEMAECVLKTNYQIGAFLFDSKSNIVLLTEKGLIYAYKNGKNYALSDKTYISFSFEPGERFNDAIVDSKGRILAGIKKESNSNGRLISIDKDGNIKTLLTGLGISNGMGFDDNCKIFYHTDSTTATITRWNYNPDTGDISNPKVVISDYPEGQVPDGMCLDNNGDIISACWGGSSVLRISKTGEILEKIELPATNISSVSIGGKNMDTLFITSAFSNLKKIEEADGLCYYLTDTSIKGKRDYLA; encoded by the coding sequence ATGGTAAAAAAATATAATAAAATATTTCCTCAGTGCGAATTGGGAGAAAATTCCAGATGGAATGAATTCGATCAGATGTTCTATTACACGGATATTGTAAACGGCGCCGTTTATAGAACGGATTTGAAAAGCGAAATGGCGGAATGCGTGCTAAAAACAAATTATCAAATAGGAGCGTTCCTTTTCGATTCCAAAAGCAACATCGTACTTCTGACGGAAAAGGGTCTTATCTATGCATATAAAAACGGAAAAAACTATGCTCTGTCGGATAAAACATACATCAGTTTTTCTTTTGAACCGGGGGAAAGATTCAATGACGCAATCGTCGATTCCAAAGGAAGAATTCTTGCCGGAATAAAAAAAGAATCGAACAGCAACGGCCGCCTTATTTCCATCGATAAAGACGGAAATATAAAAACGCTTCTTACCGGTCTCGGAATAAGCAACGGAATGGGATTCGATGATAATTGTAAAATTTTTTATCACACCGATTCTACAACGGCAACAATCACACGGTGGAATTATAATCCTGATACCGGTGATATTTCAAACCCTAAGGTAGTGATTTCGGATTATCCTGAAGGACAAGTTCCGGACGGTATGTGCTTGGACAATAACGGCGACATAATAAGCGCCTGCTGGGGCGGGTCCTCCGTTTTACGAATTTCAAAAACCGGTGAAATACTGGAAAAAATAGAATTGCCGGCTACGAACATCTCATCGGTTTCTATCGGCGGTAAAAACATGGACACATTGTTTATAACATCGGCATTCAGCAACCTAAAAAAAATCGAAGAAGCAGACGGTTTGTGTTATTACTTAACCGACACATCAATTAAAGGTAAAAGGGATTATTTAGCCTAA
- a CDS encoding transketolase family protein, translating into MNSLYTETVSPRSFLGDIWVEIGKKDPRIVVLDCDLAAATKTDAFAKAYPDRFFEMGIGEQNAMSVSAGLAAEGLIPFYANFALFSSGTCWTQLRQNCFSNLNVKIVATHPGMDNGPDGGTHHANEEIALTRTIPCLTVLSPADHFQVRAAMLHALQIQGPVYIRVPRDETPVLHSSNTQFSFDKLEMICDKGDDFAIIYEGSAALQACDGFMRLEDKKLKGKLLAVPSLKPFDNIGILDIAKKVKAIVTVENHSIYGGLGGIVAETLCTSSIRCPVEYVGVNDVFTESGKSQAVKSKFGLSAEAVEKKVLSILRCVSGE; encoded by the coding sequence ATGAACTCGCTGTATACTGAAACGGTTTCACCCAGATCTTTTCTCGGTGATATATGGGTTGAAATCGGTAAAAAAGATCCTCGCATAGTTGTACTGGACTGCGATTTGGCTGCCGCAACAAAAACGGATGCTTTTGCTAAGGCTTATCCCGACAGATTTTTTGAAATGGGAATCGGCGAACAGAACGCCATGAGTGTTTCTGCCGGCCTTGCAGCCGAAGGACTGATTCCTTTTTATGCTAACTTTGCACTCTTTTCCAGCGGAACCTGTTGGACACAGTTGCGTCAAAACTGTTTTTCAAACTTAAATGTAAAGATCGTGGCAACGCACCCGGGCATGGATAACGGGCCTGACGGCGGAACACATCATGCAAATGAAGAAATAGCGCTCACGCGGACAATACCGTGCTTAACAGTGCTGTCGCCTGCCGATCATTTTCAAGTACGCGCCGCCATGCTTCATGCCTTGCAGATACAAGGACCTGTTTACATCAGAGTGCCGCGTGATGAAACACCGGTGCTTCACTCCTCAAACACGCAATTCTCATTCGATAAACTGGAAATGATATGTGACAAAGGTGATGATTTTGCAATCATATATGAAGGCAGTGCCGCCTTACAAGCCTGTGACGGATTTATGCGCTTGGAAGACAAGAAGCTAAAAGGAAAACTTTTGGCTGTTCCGTCATTAAAACCGTTTGACAATATAGGCATCTTAGATATCGCAAAAAAAGTTAAGGCCATCGTTACGGTAGAAAATCATTCAATTTACGGAGGGCTTGGCGGTATTGTTGCGGAAACACTCTGCACTTCGTCAATCCGTTGTCCTGTTGAATATGTCGGCGTCAACGATGTTTTTACCGAATCCGGAAAATCACAGGCAGTGAAATCTAAATTCGGCCTTTCGGCAGAGGCTGTTGAAAAAAAAGTCTTAAGTATTTTGAGGTGCGTTTCAGGCGAATAA